One Leptospira bouyouniensis DNA window includes the following coding sequences:
- a CDS encoding O-antigen ligase family protein produces the protein MIYRFYRAFLALSIISCALSVSLSQLFLLLSFVFFLFLEEKPKLTGNIVKILFIFYLWQFVTVLYHFAASGFDINSIKQAFRDEMKDIFLVTAFVSVQGIKKEDKIYLYKTFFIFSLVIVITGLISIFSMTRLSRLISDLYKTSSSWPYQHHYGKIGNLNIYLPIGLMNTHLTFGGLLAFVFPGFVFRLYDAWYNKSPKTKILIHATLLLLVSIVFLFNNARSSILGALVSVFFGIYILIFIDKDISKKVIKRTSFILISFLLLLFVGYQTTGAVKRVVDPLFGGEKHTDSGRTFIWDSTFPLIHNNPIFGIGSGNYQKEIEISRKEREKENRELAFFYEVTQRGHAHNDYFHLTAVFGFPQSVLYLFLFGTILYTFLSVNLPKRIRFMTYGLVGFFISGLLQCYFQDDEVLIVFYFLLGYLNYYAEENLNLEPSK, from the coding sequence ATGATTTACCGATTCTATCGAGCGTTTCTTGCCTTGTCCATCATTTCCTGCGCCCTCTCTGTTTCTCTCAGCCAACTATTTTTACTCTTATCTTTTGTATTTTTTCTATTCCTCGAAGAAAAACCGAAACTGACGGGCAATATTGTAAAAATTCTTTTTATTTTTTACTTGTGGCAATTTGTAACCGTTTTGTATCATTTTGCCGCTAGCGGGTTTGACATAAATTCCATCAAACAGGCGTTTCGTGATGAAATGAAGGACATCTTCCTCGTAACAGCTTTTGTATCTGTACAAGGGATCAAAAAAGAAGATAAAATCTACTTATACAAAACATTCTTTATCTTTTCACTCGTAATCGTCATCACAGGTCTTATTTCTATCTTTTCGATGACTAGGCTCTCAAGACTTATCTCTGATTTGTATAAAACATCCAGTTCATGGCCATACCAACACCATTATGGAAAAATCGGAAATCTCAATATCTACCTTCCAATCGGTCTAATGAACACTCACTTGACATTTGGTGGACTTTTAGCATTTGTATTTCCAGGTTTTGTTTTTCGCCTTTATGATGCTTGGTACAACAAGTCTCCAAAAACAAAAATTTTAATCCATGCTACATTACTTTTACTTGTATCTATCGTTTTTTTATTTAACAATGCAAGATCTTCAATACTTGGGGCATTAGTAAGTGTTTTCTTTGGAATCTATATTTTAATTTTTATTGATAAAGATATTTCAAAAAAAGTAATTAAGCGAACTAGCTTCATTCTGATCTCATTTTTGCTATTATTATTTGTTGGATACCAAACCACAGGTGCAGTCAAACGTGTTGTAGATCCATTGTTTGGTGGAGAAAAACACACTGACTCAGGTAGAACTTTTATATGGGATTCTACCTTCCCTCTCATCCATAACAATCCAATTTTTGGAATTGGATCAGGGAATTACCAAAAAGAAATCGAAATCTCTAGAAAAGAAAGAGAAAAGGAAAATAGAGAACTTGCTTTTTTTTATGAAGTAACCCAACGAGGACATGCTCATAACGATTATTTTCACCTAACTGCTGTCTTTGGATTCCCACAAAGTGTTCTGTATTTATTTTTATTTGGAACTATTTTATATACATTTTTGAGTGTGAATCTTCCAAAAAGAATTCGATTTATGACATATGGTCTAGTTGGATTTTTCATTTCAGGATTACTACAATGTTATTTCCAAGACGATGAAGTACTGATTGTATTTTATTTTCTACTCGGGTATTTGAATTATTATGCGGAAGAAAATTTGAATTTAGAACCTTCAAAATAA
- a CDS encoding glycosyltransferase family 9 protein translates to MTNLLVLRFSAMGDVALMTPALIAIAAKYSNIQLTVVTRGNFAPFFYNIPNLNVLGMNLKKYKGLLGLWRMYRDIDKLGPFGNVIDLHGSVRSRLIAFFFRCKGVPYAKIIKGRREKLAQTRRYNKKLNQLPHTVERYLNVFRKSGYDAPLRKGPWLNVDGESKMYAKDYFKSIGIDKKEGQWFGFAPFAGHELKEWSFEKCKRLVEVLVSEFPDCNVFLFGGRDETKELEILKNSLTRVHIVQGGSLGIRGELGIMDRLDVMIGMDSSNVHIAALLKKPVIGIYGTTHPLSGFGPFAQEDSGVLQVDLPCRPCSIYGNTKCWRGDHACMELIDPLDVVRRIRLIQNVNTLW, encoded by the coding sequence ATGACAAACCTGCTAGTACTTCGGTTTTCTGCGATGGGAGATGTTGCCTTGATGACACCTGCCTTGATAGCAATCGCAGCGAAATATTCAAATATTCAATTAACAGTTGTTACTAGAGGAAATTTTGCCCCATTCTTTTATAATATCCCAAATTTAAATGTCCTTGGTATGAATTTGAAAAAATACAAAGGTCTTTTAGGACTTTGGAGGATGTACAGAGACATTGATAAACTAGGTCCATTTGGGAATGTCATCGACCTTCATGGATCTGTTCGTTCAAGACTCATTGCATTTTTTTTCCGATGTAAAGGTGTCCCATATGCCAAAATCATCAAAGGCAGAAGAGAAAAGTTAGCCCAAACTAGACGTTACAATAAAAAGCTCAATCAACTCCCACATACTGTTGAACGGTATCTTAATGTTTTCCGTAAATCAGGATACGATGCCCCTCTTAGAAAAGGTCCATGGCTCAATGTAGACGGCGAATCTAAGATGTATGCCAAAGATTATTTTAAATCCATTGGCATCGACAAAAAAGAAGGTCAATGGTTTGGATTTGCCCCTTTTGCTGGTCACGAATTAAAAGAGTGGAGTTTTGAGAAATGCAAACGCCTCGTCGAAGTTTTAGTATCAGAATTCCCTGACTGTAATGTATTTTTATTTGGTGGGAGAGATGAAACTAAAGAGTTAGAAATTTTAAAAAATAGTCTAACGCGTGTTCACATCGTCCAAGGTGGTTCTTTAGGAATTAGAGGTGAACTTGGAATTATGGATAGGTTAGATGTGATGATTGGTATGGACAGTTCCAACGTTCATATTGCAGCCCTTCTCAAAAAACCCGTGATAGGAATTTATGGTACCACTCACCCACTATCCGGTTTTGGACCTTTTGCCCAAGAAGATTCTGGAGTTTTGCAAGTGGATTTACCTTGTCGGCCATGTTCCATTTATGGCAATACAAAATGTTGGCGAGGTGATCACGCATGTATGGAACTCATCGATCCATTAGATGTGGTGAGACGTATCCGCCTCATTCAAAATGTAAACACACTTTGGTAA
- a CDS encoding DUF4254 domain-containing protein, which produces MKALEATKAVSIFQESVLDWHKNEAPHPNPYPDGTLESTLYQKNHVDTIQWHIEDEIRRPDIALEEVVALKRKIDKLNQDRTDMVEKLDDFVIEMFRSVTPKPDARLNSESPAWLLDRMSILELKIYHMEEQVNRKDDSATKEHIEKCQSKLNVLLEQRQDLLKCLEELFDDYAKGIKRVKVYRQMKMYNDQNLNPSLYKNQK; this is translated from the coding sequence ATGAAAGCATTGGAAGCCACAAAAGCCGTCTCTATTTTCCAAGAATCTGTTCTGGATTGGCATAAAAATGAAGCCCCACATCCAAATCCCTATCCAGATGGTACGTTAGAATCAACTCTTTACCAAAAAAACCATGTTGATACCATCCAATGGCACATTGAAGATGAAATCCGTCGACCAGACATTGCTCTAGAAGAAGTGGTCGCTCTCAAACGAAAAATTGACAAACTCAACCAAGATAGAACTGATATGGTAGAAAAGCTCGATGACTTTGTGATCGAAATGTTTCGTTCCGTCACTCCTAAACCAGATGCAAGGCTTAATTCAGAATCTCCCGCATGGCTACTTGATCGGATGAGTATCTTAGAATTAAAAATTTATCATATGGAAGAACAGGTAAACCGGAAAGATGATTCTGCTACCAAAGAACACATAGAGAAATGCCAATCCAAATTAAATGTATTACTCGAACAAAGACAAGACTTGCTCAAATGTTTAGAGGAATTGTTTGATGATTATGCCAAGGGGATCAAACGAGTCAAAGTATACCGCCAAATGAAGATGTACAATGACCAAAATTTAAACCCTTCTCTTTATAAGAATCAAAAATGA
- a CDS encoding lipoate--protein ligase family protein, which translates to MNSKVFFFPSTPSRSPYYNLAVEEAIAVHLVKFNITAGIRLWKNPDSIILGLSENPYRNIKENVLNAYETEAKQFGFGKKPKSNFCYIARRASGGGTVFHSLSGNINYSLYFNLETRKELFPVKESYDRILGIITKSLSHQNIQSYPKGKSDLVLEKDGEFKKISGNAQFRKRSCIVQHGTLILEESLIGRVAEVLNHPPEEPDYRKERTHKDFLTSLPTFFSEEKWAVDLVREVFHYLEEPLPSDFSNISFFGRDFSTFRKQVLRESEFIRKKKYQNPEYTLHREIPT; encoded by the coding sequence GTGAATTCTAAAGTATTTTTCTTTCCTTCCACCCCTTCTCGATCGCCTTACTATAATTTGGCGGTTGAAGAGGCAATAGCGGTACATTTGGTAAAATTTAATATCACCGCCGGGATTCGGTTATGGAAAAATCCGGATTCTATTATCCTAGGACTTTCTGAAAACCCTTACCGCAATATCAAAGAAAATGTTTTAAATGCTTATGAAACCGAAGCAAAACAGTTTGGGTTTGGCAAAAAACCAAAGTCTAACTTTTGTTACATAGCAAGGCGTGCTTCAGGAGGTGGGACAGTTTTCCATTCTCTATCCGGAAATATTAATTACTCTCTGTATTTTAATTTAGAAACACGAAAAGAATTGTTCCCCGTGAAAGAGAGTTATGATCGAATTTTAGGCATTATCACAAAATCATTGTCGCACCAAAACATCCAATCCTATCCCAAAGGAAAATCAGATCTTGTTTTGGAAAAAGATGGAGAGTTTAAAAAGATTTCCGGTAACGCACAGTTTCGCAAACGGAGCTGTATTGTCCAACATGGAACCTTAATTTTAGAAGAGAGCCTTATCGGACGAGTGGCAGAAGTTTTGAACCACCCACCAGAAGAACCTGATTACCGAAAGGAAAGGACCCACAAAGATTTTCTCACCTCTCTCCCAACGTTTTTTTCCGAGGAAAAATGGGCAGTGGACCTTGTGCGAGAAGTCTTTCACTATTTAGAGGAACCCCTCCCAAGTGATTTTTCAAACATTTCCTTCTTTGGAAGGGACTTTTCTACTTTTCGGAAACAAGTGCTCAGAGAATCTGAATTTATTCGCAAGAAGAAATACCAAAATCCAGAATACACACTCCACAGAGAAATTCCGACATGA
- a CDS encoding glycoside hydrolase family 5 protein, whose translation MTLKKLSPKGEWFVDPSGRKVILRGVNLGGDTKVPYPNGGTQFPTDFSDHREVSFIGRPFPLEEADTHFTRLKLWGFNVLRLLTTWEAVEHKGPNEYDEAYLEYFTEIVKKAGDYGFYVFVDFHQDVWSRMTGGDGAPGWIFEKLGIDYKKLSEADAAIVMQRAYDYSNPGIRQENNYPTMCWSQNYRYAGNGILWTLFFGGRDFAPNFLIDGKNVQDYLQDHYLGCMKQIAERVKQFDFVLGFDSLNEPGKGFIGRAMNDRGLINKDEDPSKPGLAWSPIDALYSSHGHSVDLPYLTLKVWKGGFVPTKTVTVNKNQISIWLPDSPGDPFQLEGAYTITKDGTPFIEKNDFFQKVNGKEIDFDRDYLIPFMRTVGNTIQSIRNDWMVFIEREASDAFTHPHLNGEVPKLSVNAAHWYDILTLLFKTFLYPIAIDTLTKRPVFGKSGIEAMYTRQLTRIKNTSDSVPGKIPSLIGEFGIPFDLQDGKAYKEWKKGNHSPNIWKRHVMALDAMYNAMDKLFLSNTLWNYTATNQNDLMVGDGWNQEDLSIFSLDQIIPGSDPDVYGGGGRAIEGFCRPYAAMVQGTPTKMDYDLDTRNFTFEWISDLSIKEPSVIKIPRFVYPNGVQIVLSNAEKISETKEEISVKGNGGKSSIIVRPL comes from the coding sequence ATGACATTAAAAAAATTATCTCCTAAGGGTGAATGGTTTGTAGACCCAAGCGGTAGGAAAGTTATCCTTCGGGGTGTCAACTTAGGTGGAGATACAAAGGTTCCTTATCCCAATGGAGGCACCCAATTCCCAACAGATTTTTCTGATCACAGAGAAGTGAGTTTTATTGGTCGCCCTTTCCCTTTAGAAGAAGCAGATACCCATTTCACTCGTTTGAAGTTATGGGGTTTTAATGTTTTACGGTTATTGACAACTTGGGAAGCAGTGGAACACAAAGGTCCAAATGAATACGACGAAGCTTATTTGGAATATTTCACTGAGATAGTCAAAAAAGCTGGAGATTACGGTTTCTATGTATTTGTTGACTTTCACCAAGATGTTTGGTCAAGGATGACGGGAGGAGATGGTGCTCCTGGTTGGATATTTGAAAAACTAGGCATCGATTATAAAAAACTATCAGAAGCAGATGCAGCTATTGTTATGCAACGTGCTTACGATTATTCTAATCCAGGAATACGGCAAGAAAACAATTATCCAACCATGTGTTGGTCACAAAACTATCGTTATGCTGGGAATGGGATTTTATGGACATTGTTTTTTGGTGGTCGTGACTTCGCTCCCAATTTTTTAATTGATGGAAAGAATGTTCAGGACTATTTACAAGACCATTACCTTGGTTGTATGAAACAAATTGCGGAACGAGTCAAACAATTTGATTTTGTTTTAGGATTCGATTCATTGAATGAACCAGGTAAAGGATTCATCGGTCGGGCTATGAATGATAGAGGTCTGATCAACAAAGATGAAGACCCTTCTAAACCTGGTCTTGCTTGGTCACCGATTGATGCTTTGTATTCATCTCATGGACATTCTGTTGATTTGCCATATCTAACATTAAAAGTTTGGAAAGGTGGTTTTGTTCCTACAAAAACGGTAACTGTCAACAAAAACCAAATTTCAATCTGGTTACCAGATTCTCCTGGAGATCCATTCCAATTAGAAGGTGCTTATACAATCACAAAAGATGGAACTCCTTTCATCGAAAAAAATGATTTTTTCCAAAAGGTGAATGGGAAGGAAATTGATTTTGATCGGGATTATCTCATACCTTTTATGAGAACTGTTGGAAACACCATTCAATCAATTCGCAATGATTGGATGGTGTTTATCGAGAGGGAAGCATCAGATGCTTTTACTCATCCTCATTTGAATGGTGAAGTTCCAAAACTTTCAGTCAATGCTGCACATTGGTACGACATCCTTACTTTACTCTTCAAAACATTTTTATATCCTATTGCAATTGATACACTCACCAAACGACCTGTATTTGGCAAATCAGGAATTGAAGCAATGTATACTCGTCAACTAACGAGAATTAAGAATACTTCTGATTCTGTTCCAGGTAAAATTCCAAGTCTCATTGGAGAATTCGGGATTCCTTTTGACTTACAAGATGGTAAAGCCTACAAGGAATGGAAAAAAGGAAACCATTCTCCAAATATTTGGAAACGTCATGTGATGGCACTCGATGCCATGTACAATGCAATGGATAAATTATTTTTATCCAATACACTTTGGAATTACACTGCTACCAATCAAAATGATCTGATGGTAGGTGATGGTTGGAACCAAGAAGACTTAAGTATATTTTCATTAGACCAAATCATTCCTGGCTCAGACCCAGATGTCTACGGTGGTGGTGGGCGTGCGATTGAAGGATTCTGCCGTCCATATGCTGCGATGGTACAAGGAACACCTACAAAAATGGATTACGATCTGGATACCCGTAATTTTACATTTGAATGGATTTCCGATCTCTCTATAAAGGAACCAAGTGTCATAAAAATCCCCAGATTCGTATATCCGAATGGCGTACAAATTGTACTCTCAAATGCTGAAAAAATTTCGGAAACAAAGGAAGAAATTTCAGTCAAAGGGAATGGAGGGAAATCCTCGATCATTGTTAGGCCATTATGA
- the glyA gene encoding serine hydroxymethyltransferase: protein MSYLEKQDPEVYAALKKEDQRQEHSLEMIASENFVSRPVLEAYHSTLTNKYAEGYPGKRYYNGCENADKVEELAIERAKKMFGAEYANVQPHSGAQANMAVFLATLEPGDSFLGMNLAHGGHLTHGSAVNISGKYFKPIPYGVDEKTETINYDEVAKLAREHKPKLIVVGASAYPRIIDFNKFREIANEIGAKIMADIAHISGLVVAGEHPSPIGVCDFVTTTTHKTLRGPRGGLILSSAENEKVLNSRVFPGIQGGPLMHVIAAKAVAFGEALQPEFKTYIKQVVKNAKTLAEVFQKRGFRVVSGGTDNHIVLLDVSVKGLTGKDAADGLDHIGVTVNKNAIPFDKNPPAVASGIRLGTPALTTRGLKEKEIEAVGNLICDFLEHFGDGAYESKVKAAVKEITDAFPMKNFRLED, encoded by the coding sequence ATGAGTTATTTAGAAAAACAAGATCCTGAAGTTTACGCCGCACTAAAAAAAGAAGACCAAAGACAAGAACATTCCCTCGAAATGATTGCGAGTGAAAACTTTGTATCCCGTCCCGTTCTCGAAGCCTATCACTCAACACTTACCAATAAATATGCGGAAGGATATCCTGGAAAACGTTACTACAATGGTTGCGAAAATGCAGACAAAGTAGAAGAGCTCGCCATCGAAAGAGCCAAAAAAATGTTTGGTGCCGAATATGCAAACGTACAACCACATAGCGGTGCACAGGCGAATATGGCAGTTTTCCTTGCCACACTTGAACCAGGAGATAGTTTTCTTGGTATGAATTTAGCGCACGGCGGTCACCTAACTCATGGTAGTGCAGTAAACATCAGTGGGAAATATTTCAAACCAATCCCTTATGGTGTGGATGAAAAAACTGAAACCATCAATTATGATGAGGTGGCAAAACTTGCAAGGGAACATAAACCAAAACTCATTGTTGTAGGCGCATCTGCTTACCCACGTATCATTGATTTTAACAAATTTAGAGAAATTGCAAATGAGATTGGTGCCAAAATCATGGCAGACATTGCACATATCTCTGGTTTGGTGGTAGCTGGAGAACACCCAAGTCCCATTGGTGTTTGTGATTTTGTGACTACTACAACTCACAAAACTTTACGCGGACCAAGAGGTGGACTCATTCTTTCATCAGCTGAAAATGAAAAAGTTCTTAACTCACGTGTATTTCCTGGGATCCAAGGTGGACCACTGATGCATGTGATTGCTGCTAAAGCAGTAGCGTTCGGGGAAGCTCTCCAACCAGAATTCAAAACCTACATCAAACAAGTTGTAAAAAATGCAAAAACACTTGCAGAAGTTTTCCAAAAACGAGGTTTCCGTGTTGTATCAGGTGGAACTGACAACCACATCGTACTCCTCGATGTTTCCGTCAAAGGACTAACAGGAAAAGACGCAGCAGATGGACTCGATCATATCGGTGTCACTGTTAACAAAAATGCGATTCCTTTTGATAAAAACCCACCAGCAGTGGCTTCTGGGATTCGACTCGGAACACCAGCACTTACCACTCGTGGACTAAAAGAAAAAGAAATCGAAGCAGTTGGCAATTTAATCTGTGATTTCTTAGAACATTTTGGTGATGGAGCTTACGAATCAAAAGTGAAAGCAGCAGTGAAAGAAATCACTGATGCATTCCCAATGAAAAATTTCCGATTGGAAGACTAG
- a CDS encoding glycosyltransferase, translating into MRVLYFSDTFLPKTDGVAVSIKNFSELLALRGHQFCICAPKYGDGDFDRMTDNIQVIRFRSGYLPSYPDIKVVLPSPGKIKRIIEDFKPDLIHIHTPGLLGLYAINAAERFGVPTIGTYHTLMAEQEMYVSFYRLFKLDKLFFKANKFKKKLNIEELDKIVKFDNFNLRKKIILKICNDIYNRCDVVISPSYLIKEQLIEYGITRPITVVSNGMDLKRFQGKPKEFLSGEAPKFLHVGRISYEKNCDIVINAFKLIHEQFPKATLTIIGEGPAIPSLQRQAEHLSIEKSVEFKGFIPNAVLHDIYPQYDVFLTASTMETQGLVVLEAIACGLPAVGVDAFALPELIRHGENGYIAKSFDAKGIAQGALEIIRNPDLYAKFSKQSIHIASGHEMEKCVDAMEEVYGKVIEAMKGKVKKTTIFDMFFDFMQ; encoded by the coding sequence TTGCGAGTTTTATATTTTTCCGATACTTTTTTGCCAAAAACCGACGGTGTCGCTGTTTCCATTAAGAATTTTTCAGAACTTTTAGCCCTCCGAGGCCACCAATTTTGTATTTGTGCTCCCAAATATGGGGATGGGGATTTTGATCGGATGACAGATAATATCCAGGTGATCCGATTTCGTTCTGGGTATTTGCCAAGTTACCCCGATATCAAAGTGGTTTTGCCTTCACCAGGTAAAATCAAACGGATCATCGAAGATTTTAAGCCAGACCTAATCCACATCCACACACCAGGCCTACTTGGTCTTTATGCCATAAATGCTGCAGAACGATTTGGTGTTCCTACCATTGGAACCTATCATACACTTATGGCGGAACAGGAAATGTATGTTTCCTTCTACCGATTGTTCAAACTTGATAAACTATTTTTTAAAGCAAACAAATTCAAAAAAAAATTAAACATTGAAGAATTGGATAAAATTGTAAAATTTGATAACTTCAATTTACGTAAAAAAATCATTCTAAAAATTTGTAATGATATCTATAACAGATGTGATGTTGTTATCTCTCCAAGTTATTTAATCAAAGAACAATTAATCGAGTATGGGATCACTCGTCCGATCACAGTAGTATCCAATGGAATGGACTTAAAACGATTCCAAGGAAAACCAAAGGAATTTTTAAGTGGAGAAGCACCTAAATTTTTGCATGTAGGACGAATTTCTTATGAAAAAAATTGTGACATTGTGATCAATGCATTCAAACTCATTCATGAGCAGTTTCCAAAGGCTACACTGACCATCATTGGTGAAGGACCAGCCATTCCATCTTTGCAACGGCAAGCAGAACATCTTAGCATCGAAAAATCAGTGGAATTTAAAGGTTTTATCCCCAATGCGGTGTTACACGATATATACCCGCAGTATGATGTGTTTTTAACTGCTTCTACGATGGAAACACAAGGGTTAGTTGTTTTAGAAGCAATTGCATGTGGTTTGCCTGCTGTAGGCGTTGATGCATTTGCACTTCCGGAACTCATTCGGCATGGTGAAAACGGATACATTGCAAAATCATTTGATGCAAAAGGGATAGCACAAGGTGCATTGGAAATCATAAGAAACCCGGACTTGTATGCAAAGTTTTCTAAACAATCGATTCATATTGCTTCAGGTCACGAAATGGAAAAATGTGTGGATGCGATGGAAGAAGTATACGGGAAAGTCATCGAAGCCATGAAAGGTAAAGTCAAAAAGACAACCATCTTTGATATGTTTTTTGACTTTATGCAATGA
- a CDS encoding rhomboid family intramembrane serine protease — translation MASRTPGYELRFGPPMVPVVRTLIFINVIFFILQLVIKLTFHTSLVELYLGLSPELVFRGWVWQLVSYAFLHGSFLHILFNMLSLWMFGSELAEIWGERAFLKFYIFTALLGGIGTITAQFFGIPQGVVVGASASIYGLLVAYGMTWPNRELLVFLIFPMRAKYFVMIVMLMVLFAQGERVAHFAHLGGAIGGVILMKLYTGWKGTKSSLPTWSLSRYLQKRRFMRYQEEMEKRENAKSKVDELLEKISKNGMDSLSRKERKFLNEASQKYFNE, via the coding sequence ATGGCCTCTCGCACCCCAGGATATGAACTTCGCTTTGGACCTCCCATGGTCCCAGTCGTCCGAACTCTCATTTTCATCAATGTCATTTTTTTTATCCTACAATTAGTGATAAAACTTACCTTCCACACTTCCCTTGTTGAGCTCTATCTGGGGCTCTCTCCGGAACTCGTCTTTCGTGGTTGGGTTTGGCAACTTGTGAGTTATGCCTTCTTACATGGCAGTTTTTTACACATCCTATTCAATATGCTAAGTCTTTGGATGTTTGGATCAGAACTTGCTGAAATCTGGGGTGAACGTGCTTTTCTTAAATTTTATATTTTCACAGCTCTACTCGGCGGGATCGGTACCATCACTGCGCAATTTTTTGGAATCCCACAAGGTGTCGTGGTGGGTGCCAGTGCTAGTATTTACGGGTTACTTGTAGCGTATGGAATGACCTGGCCAAACCGAGAACTCCTAGTTTTTCTTATCTTTCCTATGCGTGCAAAATACTTTGTGATGATTGTGATGCTTATGGTTCTCTTTGCACAAGGGGAACGAGTGGCACATTTTGCGCATTTGGGTGGTGCCATTGGTGGAGTGATCCTTATGAAACTATATACAGGATGGAAAGGAACCAAATCTTCCCTTCCTACATGGTCCCTATCTCGGTATTTACAAAAACGTAGATTTATGCGATATCAAGAGGAAATGGAAAAACGAGAGAATGCAAAATCAAAAGTGGACGAACTTTTAGAAAAAATTTCTAAAAATGGAATGGATTCTCTTTCCAGAAAAGAACGAAAGTTTTTAAACGAAGCCTCCCAAAAATACTTCAACGAGTGA
- a CDS encoding NRDE family protein, which yields MCLAVIAFGMHPDFPLVVVSNRDEFFERPTEALHVWEKDPKILAGKDLKAGGTWLGVNALGKLAFLTNVRNLKQTPHPNPKSRGSLVLDFLKSEGSISALEYAKQVQSSKDEYEGFNLFLYDGIKAIAIGGDPFGNQTVESGFHAVSNASWNTRWPKTEKLKSQIISKFSDWTNGKITKQNLEIEMFLSLNDAELVNDINLLPDTGIGIERERYLSSVRIKTPKYGTRASTIVFYGKNSVEMIERSFSEPLSDGYTERRQMLEW from the coding sequence ATGTGTTTAGCAGTGATCGCCTTTGGGATGCACCCAGATTTTCCACTTGTGGTGGTATCCAACCGAGATGAATTTTTCGAACGTCCCACCGAAGCATTACACGTTTGGGAAAAAGATCCGAAGATACTTGCTGGTAAGGATTTAAAAGCGGGTGGGACTTGGCTTGGTGTGAACGCACTCGGAAAACTTGCCTTCCTAACCAATGTACGTAATTTGAAACAAACACCACACCCAAATCCAAAATCTAGAGGATCACTTGTTTTGGATTTTTTAAAATCAGAGGGATCGATTTCGGCACTCGAATATGCAAAACAAGTCCAATCATCCAAGGATGAGTACGAAGGATTTAATTTGTTTTTGTATGATGGAATCAAAGCAATCGCAATTGGTGGTGATCCATTTGGGAATCAAACTGTAGAATCGGGGTTCCATGCTGTGAGTAATGCCAGTTGGAATACCCGTTGGCCAAAAACTGAAAAATTGAAATCCCAAATCATTTCAAAATTTTCGGATTGGACAAACGGGAAAATTACCAAACAAAATCTCGAAATTGAAATGTTTCTTTCCTTAAACGATGCTGAACTTGTAAACGATATCAATTTGTTGCCAGACACAGGGATTGGCATTGAACGCGAAAGGTATCTTTCGTCAGTGCGCATCAAAACTCCAAAATATGGAACAAGGGCGTCGACAATTGTGTTTTATGGAAAAAATTCTGTAGAGATGATCGAAAGGTCATTCTCCGAACCGCTATCTGACGGATATACGGAACGGAGACAAATGTTAGAATGGTAA